TGACTCCGCGGTCCTGGGCGGGGTCGTACACGATCCGGCCCCGGTCGGCGCTCACGCCGTACCCCACCAACACAGTGCTGTGGATCGGCACCCCGACGGAGGGCAGCGAGGCCTGGATGACGGTGTGAGCCGAGGCCGGGTCCTGCCAGTTGAGGCTGCCGTAGACCACAGGACCTCCCTGCACTGCCGGGAACCCGGCAGCCGGATCGGTCCAGATGTAGATCCGATCGGCGTTGGTGCCCCACCCCTCGCCGATCGCGTCGGGCAGGTCGGTCACCGCACCGTCCGCCTCGGCCCGGCCGAGGAGGGTGGTGGTGTTGACGGACCCGGCGGCGAGGATCAGCGCCGGTGCACGCAGGGTGAGCGTCCTCAGGAGGTTTCCGCCGACGTCGAGTACGTTCACGTCGAGTTCCCAGGAGCCGTCCGGTGCGCGGCGCATCGCCCGGACATCGTGCAGCGGCCGCACGTCGACCAGTCCGGTCGCCTCCGCCTGAGCGAGGTAGGTGACATCGACCGAGTTCTTGCCCCCGTTGTTGACGCCCAGGGAGCTGTCACCGTTGGTGAACGACGGCCTCATCTCACCCCGCAGTTCGGCCAGGGCATAGTCCCAGTCGATCGGCATGGGGATCTTGCTGACCGGCAGGCCGGAGTCCCGGGCTCGCTGGGCGAAATGCCGTGAGGCCGCGTACTGGGGTGACTCGATGAGTTGGTCGGGTGCCTCGGCGAGCCGGAGCATCCGGGCAACGCGGGGGAAGTACTCCCGGTCCATCTCGGGCCAGTCGATCGCGCTGGGAAACCAGTCGGAGAAGAGCTCCTCGGTGGGCTGAAGCGACATGCCCTGATAGATCAGTGATCCGCCTCCCACCCCGGTGGGCAGGACCGCCGTCATGTTCTCACCCACCGAGGCTTCGAGGAGTCCGGTGTAGCGAGGCAGATCGACCGGGCGACCGAACACCTCCGCGGCGCCGCCGAACCAGAGCGCGCGCTCATCCGGGGAGGTCGCACTGGGGAAGGTGTCGGAGTTCGGACCGGCCGGCCAGCGCCGTCCACGTTCGAGTACCACGACGGGTACCCCTGCCTGGGCCAGTCGCAGGGCGGAGACGCCGCCGCCGAA
This Dietzia psychralcaliphila DNA region includes the following protein-coding sequences:
- a CDS encoding GMC oxidoreductase, whose translation is MQQISRRGFLGSVAAAGITAAATVHSAAARADDATDVASATGRIPHEVEEHRVLVVGSGFGGGVSALRLAQAGVPVVVLERGRRWPAGPNSDTFPSATSPDERALWFGGAAEVFGRPVDLPRYTGLLEASVGENMTAVLPTGVGGGSLIYQGMSLQPTEELFSDWFPSAIDWPEMDREYFPRVARMLRLAEAPDQLIESPQYAASRHFAQRARDSGLPVSKIPMPIDWDYALAELRGEMRPSFTNGDSSLGVNNGGKNSVDVTYLAQAEATGLVDVRPLHDVRAMRRAPDGSWELDVNVLDVGGNLLRTLTLRAPALILAAGSVNTTTLLGRAEADGAVTDLPDAIGEGWGTNADRIYIWTDPAAGFPAVQGGPVVYGSLNWQDPASAHTVIQASLPSVGVPIHSTVLVGYGVSADRGRIVYDPAQDRGVIRWPAGGDGHIVHQHISRTARAIVGESGHLTDTNEILNSTWHPLGGAAMNQVCDLEGRVMGQRGLYVIDGALIPGTTAACNPSLTIAAIAERALDRIVRHDVGHLF